The Crocosphaera subtropica ATCC 51142 genome includes a window with the following:
- a CDS encoding acyl-CoA desaturase — translation MTSSITELSTTLSKPKPRRLSEMPHTIVLAAHPLKKLRAFALVFMGLPFLGSLIAIVLASKLGIDGIDLGILLMMLIIAQIGIEVGYHRFFSHHAFKAKKSVAIFLGIAGSMAAQGTISYWISNHRRHHANTDHSLDPHSPYHYGDGFLNRLLGIWHSHIGWMFNSEATYMGRYGRDLLNNEIVTYVDSHYFKWIVLGVAFPALIGGLLHGNAYGVLTGFLWGGLFRIFLGQQLVYSVNSLCHLVGKRPFKTNDQSTNINVLSIVTCGGSLHNTHHAFPDTAINGLNWWQIDPGAWFIRSLEFMGLVWDVKLPSQAMMEAKRYC, via the coding sequence ATGACTTCTTCAATCACAGAATTATCTACAACTTTATCAAAACCGAAACCAAGACGTTTATCTGAGATGCCTCATACCATCGTCTTAGCAGCACACCCTCTCAAAAAACTGCGAGCTTTTGCTCTTGTTTTTATGGGTCTTCCTTTTTTAGGTAGCTTAATTGCGATCGTTTTAGCATCGAAACTAGGTATTGATGGGATCGATCTTGGTATCCTTCTGATGATGCTAATAATTGCTCAAATTGGCATTGAAGTTGGATATCATCGCTTTTTTTCCCATCATGCTTTTAAGGCTAAGAAATCCGTTGCCATATTTCTAGGAATAGCTGGTAGTATGGCCGCTCAAGGTACGATTTCTTATTGGATCAGCAATCACCGACGACACCATGCCAATACTGATCACAGTCTCGATCCTCACTCTCCCTATCATTATGGAGATGGGTTTTTAAATCGTTTGTTGGGTATTTGGCATTCTCACATAGGATGGATGTTTAACTCAGAGGCAACCTATATGGGTCGATATGGTCGGGATCTCCTGAATAATGAAATCGTTACCTATGTTGACTCACACTACTTCAAATGGATAGTTCTCGGTGTCGCTTTTCCGGCCTTAATAGGAGGACTACTTCATGGGAACGCCTACGGTGTATTAACGGGATTTTTATGGGGTGGACTCTTCAGGATATTTTTAGGACAACAGCTTGTTTACAGCGTTAATTCCCTATGTCATTTAGTTGGTAAGCGACCCTTTAAGACCAATGATCAAAGTACCAATATTAATGTATTGAGCATCGTAACTTGTGGTGGTTCGCTACATAATACTCATCATGCTTTCCCAGATACGGCCATTAATGGTTTAAACTGGTGGCAAATTGATCCTGGTGCTTGGTTCATCCGAAGCTTAGAATTTATGGGTTTAGTTTGGGATGTAAAACTTCCTAGCCAAGCTATGATGGAAGCTAAACGTTATTGTTGA
- the ctpA gene encoding carboxyl-terminal processing protease CtpA: protein MRKRAFWVTLLVIFSLLFNFFAWTPNANAFTENQKLLLQSWRLVNQSYLDDTFNHQNWWLLRQDLLKRPLTDREETYDTIEEMLASLDEPFTRLLRPEQYHNLQVSTAGELSGVGLQININPETGNLEVVAPIEGSPAEAVGIKARDRILKIDDVDTTTLTLDEAATKMRGPRGTTVSLTILPYQKESNVRDIEIVRDRISLSPVTASLNQPTPNLPIGYIRLNQFSANAAEEMAEAIYNLEKEGAQGYILDLRNNPGGLLQAGIQVARLWMDQGTIVYTVNRQGVQDSFTASGTALTDDPLVLLVNKGTASASEILAGALQDNGRARLVGEKTFGKGLIQSLFELPDGAGLAITVAKYETPSHNDIHKLGIQPDKVVVQDPISYQQIGTKDDLQYEAAIELLTGNSVLANAG from the coding sequence ATGAGAAAACGTGCATTTTGGGTAACTCTTCTAGTCATTTTTTCCCTGTTGTTCAATTTTTTTGCTTGGACTCCCAATGCTAATGCTTTTACAGAAAATCAAAAGCTACTTTTGCAGTCGTGGCGACTGGTCAATCAATCTTATTTAGATGATACCTTTAACCATCAAAATTGGTGGTTATTAAGACAAGATTTATTAAAACGTCCTTTAACTGATCGCGAGGAAACTTACGATACCATCGAGGAAATGTTAGCCAGCCTCGATGAACCTTTTACTCGTTTATTAAGACCTGAACAGTATCATAATTTACAAGTCAGTACCGCAGGAGAATTATCAGGAGTCGGCTTACAAATTAACATTAATCCTGAGACGGGTAACTTGGAAGTGGTTGCCCCTATAGAAGGATCTCCTGCCGAAGCAGTTGGTATTAAAGCCCGTGATCGTATCTTGAAAATTGATGATGTGGATACCACTACCTTAACCCTGGATGAAGCAGCTACAAAAATGCGTGGACCGAGGGGAACTACTGTTTCTTTGACCATTTTACCCTATCAAAAAGAATCGAATGTTCGTGATATTGAAATCGTTCGAGATCGCATTTCTTTAAGCCCAGTTACTGCTAGTTTGAATCAACCGACTCCTAACCTTCCCATTGGTTATATTCGGTTAAATCAATTTAGTGCTAATGCTGCTGAGGAAATGGCAGAAGCTATCTATAATTTAGAAAAAGAAGGAGCGCAAGGTTATATTTTAGACTTGAGAAATAATCCTGGTGGGCTTTTACAAGCAGGAATACAAGTTGCCCGTTTATGGATGGATCAAGGAACCATTGTTTATACAGTTAATCGTCAAGGAGTACAGGATAGTTTTACCGCATCAGGAACGGCATTAACAGATGATCCCTTAGTATTATTAGTCAATAAAGGAACTGCCAGTGCTAGTGAGATTTTAGCGGGTGCTTTACAAGACAATGGAAGGGCTAGATTAGTCGGTGAAAAAACCTTTGGTAAGGGGTTAATTCAATCCTTATTTGAGTTACCAGATGGGGCGGGTTTAGCTATTACGGTTGCTAAGTATGAAACCCCTAGTCATAATGATATTCATAAACTAGGAATTCAGCCAGATAAAGTCGTTGTTCAAGATCCGATTTCTTATCAACAAATTGGCACAAAAGATGATTTGCAATATGAGGCTGCCATCGAACTTTTAACGGGTAATTCTGTGTTAGCAAATGCCGGTTAG
- the pcrA gene encoding DNA helicase PcrA, with protein MTASVNFLSQLNPSQRIAVEHFCGPLLVVAGAGSGKTRALTYRIAHLITHYQVDPESILAVTFTNKAAREMKDRLERLFAQEMALKHHGQPFNSLSEYDQKRLLSQVYKKTTKKLWIGTFHSLCARILRYDINKYQDERKRTWERNFSIFDESDVQSLVKNIVLKQFNLDDKKFNPRNVRYTISNAKNLGLSPEAYLKEHSYAKGRIIAEVYQEYQNQLAANNALDFDDLILIPVRLFQQNESILGYWHSQFKHILVDEYQDTNRIQYELIQLLTTNGELQKSEYNWQNRSIFVVGDADQSIYSFRMADFTILLNFQSDFGDGLPDEDTRTMVKLEENYRSTETILQAANKLIENNSQRIDKILRPTRGEGEEIYCYQAEDERIEADFVISKIQELVETNPELNWGDFALLYRVNAQSRPFEDNLIRNNIPYTIVGGFKFYDRQEIKDSLAYLRLIINPFDTVSLLRVINSPRRGIGKTSVDSLLKAAQELEIPLWEIISDETSVKTLAGRAAKSVNKFATMIKELQGKLKELSATELFDQVMELSGYVHELKQKGTEEADNRLENIYELYSAIAQYQEDSEDTSLQGYLTNASLASDLDNLDEGQEKVSLMTLHSAKGLEFPIVFLVGLEQGTLPHIRSLNDPLSLEEERRLCYVGLTRAQEQLFITHARERYVWGSKEIKTASQFLQEIPQDLINSNLRPTVRKIYHKKPASSQNNIKWSVGDRVIHHSFGEGEITHVLGSGKKTNLAIKFAGLGRKIVDPRTNSITKID; from the coding sequence ATGACAGCTTCTGTTAACTTTCTTTCTCAACTTAATCCCTCACAACGTATCGCTGTTGAACATTTCTGTGGTCCTCTGTTAGTAGTTGCAGGGGCTGGTTCAGGCAAAACTCGCGCTCTCACCTATAGAATTGCACACTTGATTACCCATTACCAAGTTGATCCTGAGTCTATTCTAGCGGTAACTTTTACCAATAAGGCGGCGCGAGAGATGAAAGATAGACTTGAGCGGTTATTTGCTCAAGAAATGGCTTTAAAACATCATGGCCAACCGTTTAATTCTCTCTCGGAATACGATCAAAAACGGTTACTTTCTCAAGTTTATAAGAAAACTACTAAAAAGTTATGGATTGGTACTTTTCATAGTTTATGCGCTAGAATTCTTCGCTACGATATTAATAAATATCAAGATGAAAGAAAGCGGACATGGGAGCGTAATTTTTCGATTTTTGATGAATCTGATGTACAAAGTTTAGTTAAAAATATTGTTCTCAAACAGTTTAATTTAGACGATAAAAAATTTAACCCTCGTAATGTTCGTTATACCATCAGTAATGCTAAAAATTTAGGGTTATCTCCTGAGGCTTATTTAAAAGAACATTCCTATGCAAAAGGTCGTATTATAGCCGAAGTTTATCAGGAATATCAAAATCAATTAGCTGCTAATAATGCTCTGGATTTTGATGATTTGATTTTAATTCCTGTTCGTTTGTTTCAGCAAAATGAGTCTATTTTGGGCTATTGGCATTCTCAATTTAAACATATTTTAGTGGATGAATATCAAGATACTAACCGTATTCAATATGAGTTAATTCAACTATTAACGACCAATGGAGAACTACAAAAAAGTGAATATAATTGGCAAAATCGCTCCATTTTTGTGGTAGGAGATGCCGATCAATCCATTTATAGTTTTCGCATGGCAGACTTTACTATTTTACTCAATTTTCAATCAGACTTTGGGGATGGTTTGCCCGATGAAGATACGAGAACAATGGTCAAATTAGAAGAAAATTATCGCTCAACGGAAACTATTTTACAAGCAGCTAATAAACTGATTGAAAATAATAGTCAACGTATTGATAAAATTTTGCGTCCTACTAGGGGAGAAGGAGAAGAAATTTATTGTTATCAAGCAGAAGATGAACGCATAGAAGCAGATTTTGTTATTAGTAAAATTCAAGAATTAGTAGAGACTAACCCAGAATTAAATTGGGGAGATTTTGCCCTATTGTACCGTGTCAATGCTCAATCTCGACCCTTTGAAGATAACTTGATTCGTAATAACATTCCCTATACAATTGTCGGAGGATTTAAGTTTTATGATCGTCAAGAAATTAAAGATTCACTTGCCTATTTACGGTTAATTATTAATCCCTTTGATACCGTTAGTTTACTGAGAGTGATTAATTCTCCCCGTCGAGGAATTGGTAAAACATCGGTTGATTCACTCCTCAAAGCAGCCCAAGAATTAGAAATACCTTTATGGGAAATTATTAGTGATGAAACATCGGTTAAAACCTTAGCCGGAAGGGCAGCAAAATCTGTTAATAAGTTTGCCACTATGATTAAAGAATTACAAGGTAAATTGAAAGAACTTTCAGCAACTGAACTCTTTGATCAAGTGATGGAACTATCCGGATATGTCCATGAGTTAAAACAAAAAGGAACCGAAGAAGCTGATAATAGACTGGAAAATATTTATGAATTGTACAGTGCGATCGCTCAATATCAAGAAGACAGTGAAGACACCAGTTTACAAGGTTATTTAACTAATGCGTCCCTGGCCTCGGATTTAGATAACCTGGATGAAGGGCAAGAAAAAGTCTCTTTAATGACCTTACACTCTGCCAAAGGTTTAGAATTTCCCATTGTCTTCTTAGTAGGATTAGAACAAGGAACTTTACCCCATATCCGTAGTTTAAACGATCCTTTATCCTTAGAAGAAGAACGAAGATTATGTTATGTTGGCTTAACTCGCGCCCAAGAACAACTATTTATTACCCACGCCAGAGAACGATATGTTTGGGGGTCGAAAGAAATCAAAACAGCCTCACAATTTTTACAAGAAATTCCCCAAGACTTAATCAATAGTAATCTTCGCCCAACCGTCAGAAAAATTTACCACAAGAAACCAGCTTCTAGCCAAAATAATATAAAATGGTCTGTCGGCGATCGTGTCATTCATCATAGTTTTGGCGAAGGGGAAATTACCCACGTCTTAGGATCAGGAAAAAAAACCAACTTAGCCATTAAATTTGCAGGACTGGGTCGTAAAATTGTTGATCCGAGAACCAACTCCATTACTAAAATTGACTAA
- a CDS encoding DNA cytosine methyltransferase — MNQKRPIAVDLFAGVGGMTLGFEQAGFDVLASVELDPIHCSIHRYNFPFWTTICASVTRITANQIRELSSIQNQPIDVVFGGPPCQGFSLMGKRCLEDDRNSLVKHFLRLVVELQPKYFVMENVRGMAIGKHQILLEEIFDEFVKNNYRVQTEYKFLNAANYGVPQLRERLFLLGAKQGLKLPNYPDFVTKYNQQDNLSLPLTPTVKDAIQDLPEVNHYSELNHRDWVIANYGKPSQYVETLRKSSNLVDDYSYPRIYNKQLLTASLRTKHTQKSIDRFNNTPPGKIEPISRFLKLHPDGFCNTLRAGTPSNRGAHTSPRPIHPFTPRCITVREAARLHSYPDWFRFHVTKWHGFRQIGNSVPPLLAKAVAQEIIKVLENSPLKPTTKYKLEVEELLSFKMSEAAKYYNVSQDIIGKRIRKKDKLSI, encoded by the coding sequence ATGAATCAGAAACGCCCCATTGCTGTCGATTTATTTGCTGGTGTTGGAGGAATGACCCTAGGATTTGAACAAGCTGGTTTTGATGTTTTAGCTTCTGTAGAACTTGATCCTATTCACTGTAGTATTCATCGTTATAATTTCCCTTTTTGGACAACCATTTGTGCTTCAGTAACAAGGATAACTGCTAACCAAATTAGAGAGTTATCAAGCATTCAAAATCAACCCATTGACGTTGTATTTGGGGGTCCCCCTTGCCAGGGTTTTTCCCTAATGGGAAAACGGTGTTTAGAAGATGATCGGAATTCTTTGGTTAAGCATTTTCTTCGCCTAGTAGTGGAGTTACAACCGAAATACTTTGTCATGGAAAATGTCCGAGGGATGGCTATTGGGAAACATCAAATATTATTAGAAGAAATTTTTGACGAATTTGTTAAAAATAACTATCGAGTTCAAACAGAGTATAAATTTTTAAACGCTGCTAATTATGGAGTTCCTCAACTGAGAGAAAGACTTTTTTTGTTAGGAGCAAAACAAGGATTAAAACTACCTAATTACCCTGATTTTGTAACTAAATATAATCAACAAGACAACTTATCGCTTCCTCTAACTCCAACCGTAAAAGATGCTATTCAAGACTTACCAGAAGTTAATCATTATTCTGAATTAAACCATCGAGATTGGGTAATTGCTAACTATGGAAAACCTAGTCAATATGTTGAAACTTTGAGGAAATCATCTAACCTAGTTGATGATTATTCCTATCCAAGAATATACAATAAACAACTATTAACTGCTAGTTTAAGAACCAAACATACGCAAAAATCTATAGATAGATTTAATAATACGCCTCCAGGAAAAATTGAACCTATTAGCCGATTTTTAAAGTTGCATCCCGACGGTTTTTGTAATACTTTAAGAGCAGGAACACCGAGTAATCGTGGGGCCCATACATCTCCTCGTCCTATACACCCTTTTACCCCTAGATGTATCACAGTTAGAGAAGCGGCAAGACTTCATTCATACCCTGATTGGTTTCGATTTCATGTTACAAAATGGCATGGTTTTCGACAAATTGGTAATTCAGTTCCTCCCTTATTAGCAAAAGCGGTTGCTCAAGAAATTATTAAAGTTCTTGAAAATTCACCCCTTAAACCAACGACCAAATATAAGTTAGAAGTAGAAGAATTATTAAGCTTTAAGATGTCTGAAGCAGCTAAATACTATAATGTTAGCCAAGATATTATTGGCAAAAGAATTAGAAAAAAAGATAAATTATCTATCTAA
- the glyQ gene encoding glycine--tRNA ligase subunit alpha gives MSINFQEIIAKLNEFWSDRSCLIVQPYDTEKGAGTMSPHTFLRAIGPEPWSVAYVEPCRRPTDGRYGENPNRFQHYFQYQVLIKPSPDDIQEIYLDSLRALGIKPEDHDIRFVEDNWESPTLGAWGVGWEVWLDGMEITQFTYFQQCGGIDCRPVSIEITYGLERLAMYLQEVEAITKIQWNDQIKYGDIFLQSEVEQCTYNFEASDADLLFKLFALYEQEAKQLIDRGLVFPGLDYVLKCSHSFNLLDARGVIAVAERTRYIGRIRNLAREVANLYLQQRERLNFPLQKS, from the coding sequence GTGTCAATTAATTTTCAGGAAATTATTGCTAAGCTTAACGAATTTTGGAGCGATCGCAGTTGTTTAATCGTTCAACCCTATGATACGGAAAAAGGGGCAGGGACTATGAGTCCTCATACGTTTCTCAGGGCGATCGGACCTGAACCCTGGTCCGTTGCTTATGTCGAACCCTGTCGTCGTCCTACCGATGGCCGTTATGGAGAAAATCCTAATCGATTTCAGCATTATTTTCAATATCAAGTCTTAATTAAACCTTCTCCCGATGACATTCAAGAAATCTATTTAGACTCATTAAGAGCATTAGGCATTAAACCCGAAGATCATGACATTCGTTTTGTAGAAGATAACTGGGAATCTCCTACTTTGGGAGCTTGGGGTGTCGGTTGGGAAGTCTGGTTAGATGGCATGGAAATTACCCAATTTACCTATTTTCAGCAATGTGGAGGGATTGATTGTCGTCCCGTTTCTATTGAGATTACTTATGGTTTAGAGCGGTTGGCAATGTATCTCCAAGAAGTGGAAGCCATCACGAAAATTCAATGGAACGATCAAATCAAGTATGGAGACATTTTCTTGCAAAGTGAAGTAGAACAATGTACCTATAATTTTGAAGCCTCTGATGCAGATTTATTGTTCAAATTGTTTGCTTTATACGAACAAGAAGCCAAGCAGTTAATTGATCGTGGTTTAGTTTTTCCTGGGTTAGATTATGTTTTAAAATGCTCTCATTCTTTCAATTTATTAGATGCCAGGGGAGTCATTGCTGTAGCAGAAAGAACCCGTTATATTGGTCGTATTCGTAATTTAGCCCGAGAAGTTGCTAACTTATATCTACAGCAGAGGGAACGGTTAAATTTCCCTTTACAAAAGTCTTAA
- a CDS encoding TVP38/TMEM64 family protein yields MSKQKSGIILLLVFCIAVTIIGIVLLRELDPEKLQVWLAEMGIWAPILYMILYTLATLFILPSTPLNLTGGVLFGIWWGTLWTTLAALLAAIMAFAFTRTIGRDYMSRKLAGKWEAINAEMYHGGLFYMIAIRLMPIIPYGIVNFAAGLTSIRFRDYFVGTTIGTLPGILPFVMMGAGFQSLSQGDIMPLLFSLALTGILVGGGTWYSRRRQFPKKKAEKATHDHH; encoded by the coding sequence GTGTCCAAACAAAAATCAGGAATTATCCTCTTACTCGTCTTTTGTATTGCTGTAACCATTATTGGTATTGTTCTTTTACGGGAACTAGACCCAGAAAAGTTGCAAGTTTGGTTAGCAGAAATGGGCATTTGGGCCCCCATTCTCTATATGATTCTCTATACTCTTGCTACCCTATTTATCTTGCCTTCTACCCCTCTAAATTTAACCGGTGGTGTCTTATTTGGTATTTGGTGGGGAACCCTCTGGACAACCCTAGCAGCCCTTTTAGCTGCGATTATGGCCTTTGCTTTTACCCGTACTATTGGCCGGGACTATATGAGTCGTAAACTAGCAGGAAAATGGGAAGCCATTAACGCAGAAATGTATCACGGTGGCTTATTTTATATGATAGCGATTCGTTTAATGCCTATTATTCCTTATGGGATTGTCAATTTTGCTGCCGGACTGACTTCTATCCGTTTCCGAGATTATTTTGTCGGAACTACCATCGGGACTTTACCCGGTATTTTACCTTTTGTGATGATGGGGGCAGGTTTTCAATCCCTTTCTCAAGGAGATATTATGCCCTTATTATTTTCCCTTGCTTTGACTGGTATTTTAGTTGGAGGAGGGACTTGGTATAGTCGTCGTCGTCAATTTCCTAAAAAAAAGGCTGAAAAAGCGACTCATGATCATCATTAA
- a CDS encoding manganese efflux pump MntP family protein — protein sequence MELVNITCLGLGLAADAFAVSLSSGFVIQRIKFNKALKIALFFGIFQAIMPLIGWLTGLSFREFMTNIDHWIAFILLLGIGSKMIYEAYKEMDDDDKFNPLDTYTLLALAIATSIDALAAGLGLSLLKTSILLPCTLIGLITFVLSFIGVFIGHKFGSIFNKKIEIIGGLTLIIIGSKILIEDLIKPI from the coding sequence ATGGAATTAGTTAACATAACTTGTTTAGGATTAGGGTTAGCTGCTGATGCGTTTGCTGTCTCTTTAAGTAGTGGTTTTGTCATTCAAAGAATCAAATTCAATAAAGCTTTGAAAATTGCTTTATTTTTTGGTATCTTTCAAGCGATCATGCCCTTAATTGGTTGGTTAACCGGGTTATCTTTTCGGGAGTTTATGACTAATATTGATCATTGGATCGCCTTTATTCTCTTACTAGGTATTGGTAGCAAAATGATCTATGAAGCTTATAAAGAGATGGATGACGATGATAAATTTAACCCCTTAGATACTTATACTTTATTGGCCTTAGCCATTGCTACCAGTATTGATGCCCTGGCCGCAGGACTAGGATTATCCTTATTAAAAACCTCTATATTGTTACCCTGTACTCTTATTGGTTTAATTACATTTGTCTTATCCTTTATTGGTGTGTTTATCGGTCATAAATTTGGCAGTATTTTTAATAAAAAAATTGAAATCATTGGCGGTTTAACCCTAATTATAATCGGGAGTAAAATCCTTATTGAAGACTTAATTAAACCAATTTAA
- a CDS encoding acyl-CoA thioesterase, producing MSSSQESPQLPPTTAITSKTPLKATTEKWFEYSVRVQPHHTDYSGVVWHGSYLTWIETARVECLRSMGMDFAELIKLGCDLPVVELSLRYHRILQLGEIAIVKTRMAGMKGVRMYWDCRIESGDRQQVHVTGKVTLVATDREKGKIMRQLPPTVKDILVKLL from the coding sequence TTGTCTTCTTCCCAAGAGTCTCCCCAACTTCCCCCCACCACTGCTATCACCTCCAAAACTCCCCTCAAAGCAACCACAGAAAAATGGTTTGAGTATTCGGTGAGGGTACAACCCCATCATACCGACTATAGTGGTGTGGTGTGGCATGGTAGTTATTTAACTTGGATAGAAACGGCGAGAGTTGAATGTCTCCGTTCTATGGGTATGGATTTTGCCGAATTGATAAAATTAGGATGTGATCTACCGGTGGTTGAATTATCCCTACGATATCATCGGATCTTACAGTTAGGAGAAATAGCCATCGTCAAAACTCGCATGGCAGGAATGAAAGGAGTTCGGATGTATTGGGATTGTCGCATCGAATCAGGCGATCGCCAACAAGTCCATGTCACTGGAAAAGTCACTTTAGTGGCCACCGATCGCGAAAAAGGAAAAATTATGCGTCAACTTCCTCCTACCGTTAAAGATATACTGGTCAAGTTACTGTAA
- the xth gene encoding exodeoxyribonuclease III gives MKIATWNVNSIRTRQSHVINWLSNNSIDVLCLQETKVIDKDFPREPFEELGYHVYIYGQKAYNGVAIFSRQPMTDIIMGFTPMVGEAIAQQFDEQKRVISGVIDGIRIINLYVPNGAAVGSEKYQYKLQWFQVLKVYLDNLIQKESHELCICGDFNIALEDKDIYNSKGKENHIMSSPLEREALENILEIGLQDAFRKFTTEGGHFSWWDYRSGGFQRNRGWRIDHLYLTNKLYGKAINCTIDIEPRKQEKPSDHTPVILEI, from the coding sequence ATGAAAATTGCTACTTGGAATGTTAACTCAATTCGTACTAGACAAAGCCATGTTATTAACTGGCTAAGTAATAATTCAATTGACGTTCTTTGTTTACAAGAAACAAAAGTAATCGATAAAGATTTTCCGAGAGAACCTTTTGAAGAGTTGGGTTATCATGTTTATATTTATGGACAAAAAGCTTATAATGGTGTCGCTATTTTTAGCCGTCAACCGATGACAGACATTATAATGGGATTTACCCCTATGGTTGGGGAAGCGATCGCCCAACAGTTTGATGAACAAAAACGGGTAATTTCAGGGGTTATTGATGGCATTCGTATTATTAATTTATATGTTCCTAACGGGGCAGCAGTGGGTAGTGAAAAATATCAATATAAGTTACAATGGTTTCAAGTTTTAAAAGTTTATTTAGATAATTTGATACAAAAAGAATCTCATGAATTATGTATTTGTGGAGATTTTAATATTGCCTTAGAAGATAAAGATATTTATAATTCTAAGGGTAAAGAAAATCATATTATGTCTTCACCTTTAGAAAGAGAAGCTTTAGAAAATATATTAGAAATAGGGTTACAAGATGCTTTTAGGAAGTTTACTACAGAAGGAGGACATTTTAGCTGGTGGGACTATCGATCAGGGGGATTTCAACGTAATCGTGGATGGCGGATTGATCATCTTTATCTTACTAATAAATTGTATGGAAAAGCAATTAATTGTACAATTGATATAGAACCCAGAAAACAGGAAAAGCCTAGTGATCATACCCCTGTAATTCTTGAAATATAA
- the trxA gene encoding thioredoxin, whose translation MSAAAQVTDSSFKADVLESDVPVLVDFWAPWCGPCRMVAPVVDEIAEQYAGQVKVVKLNTDENPNTASQYGIRSIPTLMIFKGGQRVDMVVGAVPKTTLASTLEKYL comes from the coding sequence ATGTCAGCTGCCGCTCAAGTTACAGATAGTAGTTTTAAAGCAGATGTTTTAGAGAGCGATGTTCCCGTTCTAGTAGATTTTTGGGCGCCTTGGTGCGGTCCTTGTCGTATGGTCGCTCCCGTTGTAGACGAAATAGCGGAACAATACGCAGGTCAAGTTAAGGTTGTCAAGCTCAACACGGATGAAAATCCTAACACTGCTAGTCAGTACGGCATTCGTAGCATCCCTACTCTAATGATTTTTAAGGGAGGTCAACGAGTGGATATGGTTGTAGGGGCTGTCCCCAAAACAACCCTAGCTTCTACGCTGGAAAAATATCTTTAA